One segment of Solanum stenotomum isolate F172 chromosome 1, ASM1918654v1, whole genome shotgun sequence DNA contains the following:
- the LOC125848764 gene encoding uncharacterized protein LOC125848764 isoform X1, with protein sequence MAPADDDLFFNDAFETQLVNLCGEKQILDIGGETQVVDFGAETQVVDFGAETQVVDFGAETQLVDFGGETQLVDDHDGLQSKRIQTSENCNIEVAVDSDTEGSDGTEVLCDTQELSDDDTMEHSFSSIDQVKLPKSSNSNTSERSSIAQSDVPSNDKHLSGSLKRGFTSIRAASIRASGLAAYDMSRKGTKGSTWSIKSDNPLEQEGAGHNGTSVVGPQSEVRKELNLNACEEYDEQLKEVGNGNRCKVGSSAARKLFRDEILIEKGPEDGKYDFQKTEDLPQLDSDNVLAGLSYLDSQEPGEETQANALEAVDKFLNLNPFDFDQHIDFGKSSIGKSKCVSAANGAKHLARRAAGIADAEGGIFDWDDNREDEGGGEFFQKKKELLFGRTPATEPLKRGSLDPLRRGAKSCGEKEKHLLNSKKFKGSPCSDSKLMSSKARVKSELSKSRSRKKFVDELDEQFTVGAGDGMVDNGNGDNVPDLLNVGLDTQMAAEAMETLCFGVPVLENDCSNEKKGDKTLRNSSCKGQVDGESLLKQRSSKKKARSSDTRPATRLSVQKDAKLVEVHCRETVKQQKSSKKQGNDEQGAGLRMIKANMTKSHASRRKEEQLGQEERPPKESRGSMSVKNCHLQQQHGSFTPVAHRTRHNRAESQPKSRLSAAGTSNRRGIDGDACETLMDHGTFAASHTANLRNMKSMWGDLCAVDHPKGKRSHRKIPAMGQEATTQSCRRSKRLSGDQTSTSIDVSAKKRKCSPETPSGIASSGRGSRKKLSNEGINKGHPEGTNINDAFADGNTKALRYKSPEDSNRKADVETKQSVDEAHGAESSTGDQCKAPASACTTPTNSKILKSSVSPICMGDEYQKQSCRKNMSRSALLREIISLHTTGTQVDSTLKDSRKRREMTNVRVLFSQHLDPDIIKQQKKILARLGASSASSMSDATHFMADEFVRTRNMLEAIAAGKPVVTHLWLESCGQANCLIDEKNYILRDARKEKEVGFSMPVSLARACQHPILQGYKVFITPNTKPGKELLASLVKAVHGLAVERLCRSAMKEEVIPDNLLVLSCEEDHEVCIPFLEKGSTVYSSELLLNGIVTQRLEFDRYHLFADHVKRTRSTVWLKKNNNQYLAVAKCK encoded by the exons ATGGCTCCTGCTGATGACGACCTTTTCTTCAATGATGCCTTTGAGACTCAATTAGTAAATCTCTGCGGTGAAAAGCAGATTTTGGATATTGGTGGTGAAACACAAGTGGTGGATTTCGGTGCTGAAACACAAGTTGTGGATTTCGGTGCTGAAACACAAGTTGTGGATTTCGGTGCTGAAACACAATTGGTGGATTTTGGTGGTGAAACCCAATTGGTTGATGATCATGATGGTCTACAAAGTAAACGCATCCAGACTTCTGAAAATTGCAATATCGAAGTTGCCGTAGATAGTGATACTGAAGGAAGTGATGGAACTGAGGTCTTGTGTGATACTCAAGAGTTATCAGATGATGATACAATGGAACACAGCTTCAGCTCAATTGACCAGGTGAAGTTGCCTAAAAGCAGCAACTCCAACACAAGTGAGAGGAGTTCAATTGCACAATCAGATGTTCCGAGTAATGATAAGCATCTTTCAG GATCTTTGAAAAGAGGGTTTACTTCAATCCGTGCTGCATCTATCAGGGCTTCTGGTTTGGCTGCTTATGACATGAGCCGTAAAGGGACAAAAGGAAGTACATGGTCTATTAAGAGTGACAATCCTCTGGAGCAGGAAGGTGCAGGCCATAATGGAACATCCGTGGTTGGACCTCAATCTGAAGTCAGGAAAGAGCTTAACCTGAATGCTTGTGAGGAGTACGATGAACAATTGAAGGAAGTAGGTAATGGAAACCGGTGTAAGGTTGGTAGTTCAGCTGCGAGGAAACTTTTCAGAGATGAGATACTTATTGAAAAAGGGCCAGAAGATGGAAAGTATGATTTTCAGAAGACAGAGGACTTGCCTCAGTTGGACTCTGATAATGTTTTGGCAGGTTTAAGTTATCTAGATTCTCAAGAACCTGGAGAGGAAACTCAGGCCAATGCACTAGAAGCTGTTGACAAGTTTCTTAACCTCAatccttttgattttgatcaaCATATTGACTTTGGGAAGTCCTCCATTGGAAAATCAAAATGTGTGTCTGCTGCAAATGGGGCAAAACATTTAGCTCGGAGAGCAGCTGGAATAGCTGATGCAGAAGGTGGGATTTTTGATTGGGATGACAATCGCGAAGATGAAGGAGGTGGAGAGTTTTTTCAGAAGAAAAAGGAACTTCTTTTTGGCAGGACACCTGCTACTGAACCTCTGAAGCGTGGTTCACTTGACCCCTTAAGACGGGGAGCTAAAAGTTGTGGAGAAAAGGAAAAGCATCTGTTGAACAGCAAAAAGTTTAAGGGTTCCCCCTGTTCTGATTCAAAGTTAATGTCAAGTAAAGCGAGAGTTAAAAGTGAGCTATCAAAGTCCAGATCTAGAAAGAAGTTTGTTGACGAGCTGGATGAACAATTCACTGTGGGGGCTGGTGATGGAATGGTTGATAATGGTAATGGAGACAATGTTCCAGACTTGCTAAATGTTGGTTTAGATACTCAAATGGCTGCTGAAGCTATGGAAACATTATGCTTCGGAGTTCCTGTGCTGGAAAATGATTGTAGCAATGAGAAGAAAGGTGATAAGACATTGAGGAACAGTTCCTGCAAAGGTCAAGTTGATGGTGAGAGTCTGTTAAAGCAAAGATCCTCCAAGAAAAAAGCACGATCTTCTGACACTCGACCTGCTACACGATTGTCGGTGCAGAAGGATGCCAAATTAGTTGAAGTGCACTGTAGAGAAACAGTGAAGCAACAGAAAAGTAGCAAGAAGCAAGGCAATGATGAACAAGGAGCCGGATTGAGAATGATCAAGGCAAATATGACGAAATCCCATGCTTCaaggagaaaagaagaacaGTTGGGACAAGAAGAAAGACCACCAAAAGAAAGCAGAGGTTCCATGTCTGTCAAGAATTGTCATTTGCAACAGCAGCATGGCTCATTTACACCTGTAGCTCATCGAACTAGGCACAACCGGGCAGAAAGTCAACCAAAAAGTCGTCTGTCTGCTGCTGGCACTTCTAATAGACGTGGGATTGATGGAGATGCTTGTGAGACTTTGATGGATCATGGTACATTCGCTGCCAGTCATACTGCCAATCTCCGAAATATGAAATCAATGTGGGGCGACCTTTGTGCTGTAGACCATCCCAAAGGAAAAAGAAGTCATCGAAAGATACCTGCCATGGGGCAAGAGGCCACTACTCAATCTTGTAGAAGGTCAAAAAGATTAAGTGGTGACCAGACAAGTACTTCAATTGATGTCAGCGCAAAAAAGAGAAAGTGTTCACCTGAAACTCCCTCTGGTATTGCATCCTCAGGAAGAGGGTCTCGGAAGAAGCTATCAAATGAAGGCATAAATAAAGGACATCCGGAGGGTACCAACATTAATGATGCTTTTGCTGATGGAAATACAAAAGCACTTCGATATAAGTCGCCAGAAGATTCTAATAGGAAAGCTGATGTAGAGACAAAACAATCTGTTGATGAAGCACATGGAGCAGAATCTTCAACAGGAGACCAGTGTAAAGCGCCAGCTTCAGCATGCACCACTCCCACCAATTCAAAAATCCTGAAGAGTTCTGTGTCACCTATATGTATGGGTGATGAGTATCAAAAGCAATCGTGCAGGAAGAATATGTCAAGGTCCGCTCTTTTGAGAGAAATAATTTCCTTACATACTACTGGAACGCAAGTTGACTCCACCTTAAAAGATTCCAGGAAGAGGCGAGAAATGACTAATGTTCGAGTCTTGTTCAGTCAGCACCTTGATCCAGATATAATCAAACAGCAAAAAAAG ATCTTAGCACGGTTAGGGGCCTCAAGTGCGTCATCTATGTCTGATGCCACTCATTTTATGGCTGATGAATTTGTTCGCACTAGAAATATGCTAGAAGCTATTGCTGCAGGGAAACCTGTGGTGACACATCTATGGCTTGAGAGTTGTGGACAAGCAAACTGTCTTATTGATGAGAAAAATTATATACTGAGAgatgcaagaaaagaaaaagaggtcGGCTTCAGCATGCCAGTTTCATTAGCACGAGCATGCCAACATCCCATTTTACAG GGATATAAGGTTTTTATCACTCCAAATACAAAGCCTGGTAAAGAACTATTGGCAAGTTTGGTTAAGGCAGTTCATGGTTTG GCAGTTGAGCGACTTTGTAGATCTGCTATGAAAGAGGAAGTTATTCCTGACAATCTTCTAGTTTTATCGTGTGAAGAAGACCATGAAGTTTGCATCCCCTTCCTTGAGAAAG GATCGACAGTGTATAGTTCAGAACTGCTGCTGAATGGCATAGTCACTCAGAGACTAGAGTTCGACAG GTACCATCTTTTCGCAGATCATGTTAAGAGAACTCGTTCAACAGTgtggttgaagaaaaataacaatcaaTACCTTGCTGTTGCAAAATGCAAATGA
- the LOC125848764 gene encoding uncharacterized protein LOC125848764 isoform X3 has translation MVGGGRKNANKCYPEKDTSIFDDTQTVDTQISPETLPSEDDELYNDQNMAPADDDLFFNDAFETQLVNLCGEKQILDIGGETQVVDFGAETQVVDFGAETQVVDFGAETQLVDFGGETQLVDDHDGLQSKRIQTSENCNIEVAVDSDTEGSDGTEVLCDTQELSDDDTMEHSFSSIDQVKLPKSSNSNTSERSSIAQSDVPRSLKRGFTSIRAASIRASGLAAYDMSRKGTKGSTWSIKSDNPLEQEGAGHNGTSVVGPQSEVRKELNLNACEEYDEQLKEVGNGNRCKVGSSAARKLFRDEILIEKGPEDGKYDFQKTEDLPQLDSDNVLAGLSYLDSQEPGEETQANALEAVDKFLNLNPFDFDQHIDFGKSSIGKSKCVSAANGAKHLARRAAGIADAEGGIFDWDDNREDEGGGEFFQKKKELLFGRTPATEPLKRGSLDPLRRGAKSCGEKEKHLLNSKKFKGSPCSDSKLMSSKARVKSELSKSRSRKKFVDELDEQFTVGAGDGMVDNGNGDNVPDLLNVGLDTQMAAEAMETLCFGVPVLENDCSNEKKGDKTLRNSSCKGQVDGESLLKQRSSKKKARSSDTRPATRLSVQKDAKLVEVHCRETVKQQKSSKKQGNDEQGAGLRMIKANMTKSHASRRKEEQLGQEERPPKESRGSMSVKNCHLQQQHGSFTPVAHRTRHNRAESQPKSRLSAAGTSNRRGIDGDACETLMDHGTFAASHTANLRNMKSMWGDLCAVDHPKGKRSHRKIPAMGQEATTQSCRRSKRLSGDQTSTSIDVSAKKRKCSPETPSGIASSGRGSRKKLSNEGINKGHPEGTNINDAFADGNTKALRYKSPEDSNRKADVETKQSVDEAHGAESSTGDQCKAPASACTTPTNSKILKSSVSPICMGDEYQKQSCRKNMSRSALLREIISLHTTGTQVDSTLKDSRKRREMTNVRVLFSQHLDPDIIKQQKKILARLGASSASSMSDATHFMADEFVRTRNMLEAIAAGKPVVTHLWLESCGQANCLIDEKNYILRDARKEKEVGFSMPVSLARACQHPILQGYKVFITPNTKPGKELLASLVKAVHGLAVERLCRSAMKEEVIPDNLLVLSCEEDHEVCIPFLEKGSTVYSSELLLNGIVTQRLEFDRYHLFADHVKRTRSTVWLKKNNNQYLAVAKCK, from the exons ATGGTTGGCGGCGGTAGAAAGAACGCGAACAAGTGTTACCCGGAAAAGGATACTTCAATTTTTGACGATACACAGACAGTGGACACTCAAATTTCACCCGAGACATTACCAa GTGAGGATGATGAGTTGTACAATGACCAAAATATGGCTCCTGCTGATGACGACCTTTTCTTCAATGATGCCTTTGAGACTCAATTAGTAAATCTCTGCGGTGAAAAGCAGATTTTGGATATTGGTGGTGAAACACAAGTGGTGGATTTCGGTGCTGAAACACAAGTTGTGGATTTCGGTGCTGAAACACAAGTTGTGGATTTCGGTGCTGAAACACAATTGGTGGATTTTGGTGGTGAAACCCAATTGGTTGATGATCATGATGGTCTACAAAGTAAACGCATCCAGACTTCTGAAAATTGCAATATCGAAGTTGCCGTAGATAGTGATACTGAAGGAAGTGATGGAACTGAGGTCTTGTGTGATACTCAAGAGTTATCAGATGATGATACAATGGAACACAGCTTCAGCTCAATTGACCAGGTGAAGTTGCCTAAAAGCAGCAACTCCAACACAAGTGAGAGGAGTTCAATTGCACAATCAGATGTTCCGA GATCTTTGAAAAGAGGGTTTACTTCAATCCGTGCTGCATCTATCAGGGCTTCTGGTTTGGCTGCTTATGACATGAGCCGTAAAGGGACAAAAGGAAGTACATGGTCTATTAAGAGTGACAATCCTCTGGAGCAGGAAGGTGCAGGCCATAATGGAACATCCGTGGTTGGACCTCAATCTGAAGTCAGGAAAGAGCTTAACCTGAATGCTTGTGAGGAGTACGATGAACAATTGAAGGAAGTAGGTAATGGAAACCGGTGTAAGGTTGGTAGTTCAGCTGCGAGGAAACTTTTCAGAGATGAGATACTTATTGAAAAAGGGCCAGAAGATGGAAAGTATGATTTTCAGAAGACAGAGGACTTGCCTCAGTTGGACTCTGATAATGTTTTGGCAGGTTTAAGTTATCTAGATTCTCAAGAACCTGGAGAGGAAACTCAGGCCAATGCACTAGAAGCTGTTGACAAGTTTCTTAACCTCAatccttttgattttgatcaaCATATTGACTTTGGGAAGTCCTCCATTGGAAAATCAAAATGTGTGTCTGCTGCAAATGGGGCAAAACATTTAGCTCGGAGAGCAGCTGGAATAGCTGATGCAGAAGGTGGGATTTTTGATTGGGATGACAATCGCGAAGATGAAGGAGGTGGAGAGTTTTTTCAGAAGAAAAAGGAACTTCTTTTTGGCAGGACACCTGCTACTGAACCTCTGAAGCGTGGTTCACTTGACCCCTTAAGACGGGGAGCTAAAAGTTGTGGAGAAAAGGAAAAGCATCTGTTGAACAGCAAAAAGTTTAAGGGTTCCCCCTGTTCTGATTCAAAGTTAATGTCAAGTAAAGCGAGAGTTAAAAGTGAGCTATCAAAGTCCAGATCTAGAAAGAAGTTTGTTGACGAGCTGGATGAACAATTCACTGTGGGGGCTGGTGATGGAATGGTTGATAATGGTAATGGAGACAATGTTCCAGACTTGCTAAATGTTGGTTTAGATACTCAAATGGCTGCTGAAGCTATGGAAACATTATGCTTCGGAGTTCCTGTGCTGGAAAATGATTGTAGCAATGAGAAGAAAGGTGATAAGACATTGAGGAACAGTTCCTGCAAAGGTCAAGTTGATGGTGAGAGTCTGTTAAAGCAAAGATCCTCCAAGAAAAAAGCACGATCTTCTGACACTCGACCTGCTACACGATTGTCGGTGCAGAAGGATGCCAAATTAGTTGAAGTGCACTGTAGAGAAACAGTGAAGCAACAGAAAAGTAGCAAGAAGCAAGGCAATGATGAACAAGGAGCCGGATTGAGAATGATCAAGGCAAATATGACGAAATCCCATGCTTCaaggagaaaagaagaacaGTTGGGACAAGAAGAAAGACCACCAAAAGAAAGCAGAGGTTCCATGTCTGTCAAGAATTGTCATTTGCAACAGCAGCATGGCTCATTTACACCTGTAGCTCATCGAACTAGGCACAACCGGGCAGAAAGTCAACCAAAAAGTCGTCTGTCTGCTGCTGGCACTTCTAATAGACGTGGGATTGATGGAGATGCTTGTGAGACTTTGATGGATCATGGTACATTCGCTGCCAGTCATACTGCCAATCTCCGAAATATGAAATCAATGTGGGGCGACCTTTGTGCTGTAGACCATCCCAAAGGAAAAAGAAGTCATCGAAAGATACCTGCCATGGGGCAAGAGGCCACTACTCAATCTTGTAGAAGGTCAAAAAGATTAAGTGGTGACCAGACAAGTACTTCAATTGATGTCAGCGCAAAAAAGAGAAAGTGTTCACCTGAAACTCCCTCTGGTATTGCATCCTCAGGAAGAGGGTCTCGGAAGAAGCTATCAAATGAAGGCATAAATAAAGGACATCCGGAGGGTACCAACATTAATGATGCTTTTGCTGATGGAAATACAAAAGCACTTCGATATAAGTCGCCAGAAGATTCTAATAGGAAAGCTGATGTAGAGACAAAACAATCTGTTGATGAAGCACATGGAGCAGAATCTTCAACAGGAGACCAGTGTAAAGCGCCAGCTTCAGCATGCACCACTCCCACCAATTCAAAAATCCTGAAGAGTTCTGTGTCACCTATATGTATGGGTGATGAGTATCAAAAGCAATCGTGCAGGAAGAATATGTCAAGGTCCGCTCTTTTGAGAGAAATAATTTCCTTACATACTACTGGAACGCAAGTTGACTCCACCTTAAAAGATTCCAGGAAGAGGCGAGAAATGACTAATGTTCGAGTCTTGTTCAGTCAGCACCTTGATCCAGATATAATCAAACAGCAAAAAAAG ATCTTAGCACGGTTAGGGGCCTCAAGTGCGTCATCTATGTCTGATGCCACTCATTTTATGGCTGATGAATTTGTTCGCACTAGAAATATGCTAGAAGCTATTGCTGCAGGGAAACCTGTGGTGACACATCTATGGCTTGAGAGTTGTGGACAAGCAAACTGTCTTATTGATGAGAAAAATTATATACTGAGAgatgcaagaaaagaaaaagaggtcGGCTTCAGCATGCCAGTTTCATTAGCACGAGCATGCCAACATCCCATTTTACAG GGATATAAGGTTTTTATCACTCCAAATACAAAGCCTGGTAAAGAACTATTGGCAAGTTTGGTTAAGGCAGTTCATGGTTTG GCAGTTGAGCGACTTTGTAGATCTGCTATGAAAGAGGAAGTTATTCCTGACAATCTTCTAGTTTTATCGTGTGAAGAAGACCATGAAGTTTGCATCCCCTTCCTTGAGAAAG GATCGACAGTGTATAGTTCAGAACTGCTGCTGAATGGCATAGTCACTCAGAGACTAGAGTTCGACAG GTACCATCTTTTCGCAGATCATGTTAAGAGAACTCGTTCAACAGTgtggttgaagaaaaataacaatcaaTACCTTGCTGTTGCAAAATGCAAATGA
- the LOC125848764 gene encoding uncharacterized protein LOC125848764 isoform X2, protein MAPADDDLFFNDAFETQLVNLCGEKQILDIGGETQVVDFGAETQVVDFGAETQVVDFGAETQLVDFGGETQLVDDHDGLQSKRIQTSENCNIEVAVDSDTEGSDGTEVLCDTQELSDDDTMEHSFSSIDQVKLPKSSNSNTSERSSIAQSDVPSNDKHLSGSLKRGFTSIRAASIRASGLAAYDMSRKGTKGSTWSIKSDNPLEQEGAGHNGTSVVGPQSEVRKELNLNACEEYDEQLKEVGNGNRCKVGSSAARKLFRDEILIEKGPEDGKYDFQKTEDLPQLDSDNVLAGLSYLDSQEPGEETQANALEAVDKFLNLNPFDFDQHIDFGKSSIGKSKCVSAANGAKHLARRAAGIADAEGGIFDWDDNREDEGGGEFFQKKKELLFGRTPATEPLKRGSLDPLRRGAKSCGEKEKHLLNSKKFKGSPCSDSKLMSSKARVKSELSKSRSRKKFVDELDEQFTVGAGDGMVDNGNGDNVPDLLNVGLDTQMAAEAMETLCFGVPVLENDCSNEKKGDKTLRNSSCKGQVDGESLLKQRSSKKKARSSDTRPATRLSVQKDAKLVEVHCRETVKQQKSSKKQGNDEQGAGLRMIKANMTKSHASRRKEEQLGQEERPPKESRGSMSVKNCHLQQQHGSFTPVAHRTRHNRAESQPKSRLSAAGTSNRRGIDGDACETLMDHGTFAASHTANLRNMKSMWGDLCAVDHPKGKRSHRKIPAMGQEATTQSCRRSKRLSGDQTSTSIDVSAKKRKCSPETPSGIASSGRGSRKKLSNEGINKGHPEGTNINDAFADGNTKALRYKSPEDSNRKADVETKQSVDEAHGAESSTGDQCKAPASACTTPTNSKILKSSVSPICMGDEYQKQSCRKNMSRSALLREIISLHTTGTQVDSTLKDSRKRREMTNVRVLFSQHLDPDIIKQQKKILARLGASSASSMSDATHFMADEFVRTRNMLEAIAAGKPVVTHLWLESCGQANCLIDEKNYILRDARKEKEVGFSMPVSLARACQHPILQGYKVFITPNTKPGKELLASLVKAVHGLAVERLCRSAMKEEVIPDNLLVLSCEEDHEVCIPFLEKGTIFSQIMLRELVQQCG, encoded by the exons ATGGCTCCTGCTGATGACGACCTTTTCTTCAATGATGCCTTTGAGACTCAATTAGTAAATCTCTGCGGTGAAAAGCAGATTTTGGATATTGGTGGTGAAACACAAGTGGTGGATTTCGGTGCTGAAACACAAGTTGTGGATTTCGGTGCTGAAACACAAGTTGTGGATTTCGGTGCTGAAACACAATTGGTGGATTTTGGTGGTGAAACCCAATTGGTTGATGATCATGATGGTCTACAAAGTAAACGCATCCAGACTTCTGAAAATTGCAATATCGAAGTTGCCGTAGATAGTGATACTGAAGGAAGTGATGGAACTGAGGTCTTGTGTGATACTCAAGAGTTATCAGATGATGATACAATGGAACACAGCTTCAGCTCAATTGACCAGGTGAAGTTGCCTAAAAGCAGCAACTCCAACACAAGTGAGAGGAGTTCAATTGCACAATCAGATGTTCCGAGTAATGATAAGCATCTTTCAG GATCTTTGAAAAGAGGGTTTACTTCAATCCGTGCTGCATCTATCAGGGCTTCTGGTTTGGCTGCTTATGACATGAGCCGTAAAGGGACAAAAGGAAGTACATGGTCTATTAAGAGTGACAATCCTCTGGAGCAGGAAGGTGCAGGCCATAATGGAACATCCGTGGTTGGACCTCAATCTGAAGTCAGGAAAGAGCTTAACCTGAATGCTTGTGAGGAGTACGATGAACAATTGAAGGAAGTAGGTAATGGAAACCGGTGTAAGGTTGGTAGTTCAGCTGCGAGGAAACTTTTCAGAGATGAGATACTTATTGAAAAAGGGCCAGAAGATGGAAAGTATGATTTTCAGAAGACAGAGGACTTGCCTCAGTTGGACTCTGATAATGTTTTGGCAGGTTTAAGTTATCTAGATTCTCAAGAACCTGGAGAGGAAACTCAGGCCAATGCACTAGAAGCTGTTGACAAGTTTCTTAACCTCAatccttttgattttgatcaaCATATTGACTTTGGGAAGTCCTCCATTGGAAAATCAAAATGTGTGTCTGCTGCAAATGGGGCAAAACATTTAGCTCGGAGAGCAGCTGGAATAGCTGATGCAGAAGGTGGGATTTTTGATTGGGATGACAATCGCGAAGATGAAGGAGGTGGAGAGTTTTTTCAGAAGAAAAAGGAACTTCTTTTTGGCAGGACACCTGCTACTGAACCTCTGAAGCGTGGTTCACTTGACCCCTTAAGACGGGGAGCTAAAAGTTGTGGAGAAAAGGAAAAGCATCTGTTGAACAGCAAAAAGTTTAAGGGTTCCCCCTGTTCTGATTCAAAGTTAATGTCAAGTAAAGCGAGAGTTAAAAGTGAGCTATCAAAGTCCAGATCTAGAAAGAAGTTTGTTGACGAGCTGGATGAACAATTCACTGTGGGGGCTGGTGATGGAATGGTTGATAATGGTAATGGAGACAATGTTCCAGACTTGCTAAATGTTGGTTTAGATACTCAAATGGCTGCTGAAGCTATGGAAACATTATGCTTCGGAGTTCCTGTGCTGGAAAATGATTGTAGCAATGAGAAGAAAGGTGATAAGACATTGAGGAACAGTTCCTGCAAAGGTCAAGTTGATGGTGAGAGTCTGTTAAAGCAAAGATCCTCCAAGAAAAAAGCACGATCTTCTGACACTCGACCTGCTACACGATTGTCGGTGCAGAAGGATGCCAAATTAGTTGAAGTGCACTGTAGAGAAACAGTGAAGCAACAGAAAAGTAGCAAGAAGCAAGGCAATGATGAACAAGGAGCCGGATTGAGAATGATCAAGGCAAATATGACGAAATCCCATGCTTCaaggagaaaagaagaacaGTTGGGACAAGAAGAAAGACCACCAAAAGAAAGCAGAGGTTCCATGTCTGTCAAGAATTGTCATTTGCAACAGCAGCATGGCTCATTTACACCTGTAGCTCATCGAACTAGGCACAACCGGGCAGAAAGTCAACCAAAAAGTCGTCTGTCTGCTGCTGGCACTTCTAATAGACGTGGGATTGATGGAGATGCTTGTGAGACTTTGATGGATCATGGTACATTCGCTGCCAGTCATACTGCCAATCTCCGAAATATGAAATCAATGTGGGGCGACCTTTGTGCTGTAGACCATCCCAAAGGAAAAAGAAGTCATCGAAAGATACCTGCCATGGGGCAAGAGGCCACTACTCAATCTTGTAGAAGGTCAAAAAGATTAAGTGGTGACCAGACAAGTACTTCAATTGATGTCAGCGCAAAAAAGAGAAAGTGTTCACCTGAAACTCCCTCTGGTATTGCATCCTCAGGAAGAGGGTCTCGGAAGAAGCTATCAAATGAAGGCATAAATAAAGGACATCCGGAGGGTACCAACATTAATGATGCTTTTGCTGATGGAAATACAAAAGCACTTCGATATAAGTCGCCAGAAGATTCTAATAGGAAAGCTGATGTAGAGACAAAACAATCTGTTGATGAAGCACATGGAGCAGAATCTTCAACAGGAGACCAGTGTAAAGCGCCAGCTTCAGCATGCACCACTCCCACCAATTCAAAAATCCTGAAGAGTTCTGTGTCACCTATATGTATGGGTGATGAGTATCAAAAGCAATCGTGCAGGAAGAATATGTCAAGGTCCGCTCTTTTGAGAGAAATAATTTCCTTACATACTACTGGAACGCAAGTTGACTCCACCTTAAAAGATTCCAGGAAGAGGCGAGAAATGACTAATGTTCGAGTCTTGTTCAGTCAGCACCTTGATCCAGATATAATCAAACAGCAAAAAAAG ATCTTAGCACGGTTAGGGGCCTCAAGTGCGTCATCTATGTCTGATGCCACTCATTTTATGGCTGATGAATTTGTTCGCACTAGAAATATGCTAGAAGCTATTGCTGCAGGGAAACCTGTGGTGACACATCTATGGCTTGAGAGTTGTGGACAAGCAAACTGTCTTATTGATGAGAAAAATTATATACTGAGAgatgcaagaaaagaaaaagaggtcGGCTTCAGCATGCCAGTTTCATTAGCACGAGCATGCCAACATCCCATTTTACAG GGATATAAGGTTTTTATCACTCCAAATACAAAGCCTGGTAAAGAACTATTGGCAAGTTTGGTTAAGGCAGTTCATGGTTTG GCAGTTGAGCGACTTTGTAGATCTGCTATGAAAGAGGAAGTTATTCCTGACAATCTTCTAGTTTTATCGTGTGAAGAAGACCATGAAGTTTGCATCCCCTTCCTTGAGAAAG GTACCATCTTTTCGCAGATCATGTTAAGAGAACTCGTTCAACAGTgtggttga